Part of the Psilocybe cubensis strain MGC-MH-2018 chromosome 11, whole genome shotgun sequence genome is shown below.
GTATTTTTATGCTCaccttcttcatcctcaaacTTGATTATAACTCCGACGGGTCCAAAGATCTCCTCCTGCACAATTTTCATGTCTGGCTTGGTATCGGTGAAGATAGTTGGGTTGATGAAGTAGCCTTCTGTTCCGTGTCTGTCACCTCCTAGGTGGACAGTCGCACCTTGCTCTTTTCCAGAGTTGATGTACCCCATGATACGCTGCCAATAAAGGCGTAAGCAGGAGAAACAAATTGGTTTCAACTGAACGTACATCATATTGGATCTCGGAGACTTGAGGACCTTGGTTAATACCGACGCCGAAAGGATCGCCAACTTTAATGGCCTTGGCTCGCTCGGTGAATCCTTTCAAGAAGGCATCGTAGATACCAGCTTGTACGAAGATGCGGGATCCTGCACAGCATGCCTGACCATGATTCCAGCTGATGCTAATTCAGTAATCCATCGTTGATAAGCAGAAGGGTGAAAAAACGCACAAGATGCCGTGGACAGACCAGTTGATGGCCTGCTCAAGATCCGCATCGTCGAAGATGATGTTTGGACTTTTACCTCCCAATTCGAGAGTGACGGTCTTCAAATTAGATTTGGCAGCCGCTTCCATGATCTTTCGGCCAACAAGAGTACTTCCAGTGAAGGCAACCTTGTCGATCTTCATGTGAGAAGAAATAGCGGCACCAACAGTGTTACCATATCCGTTGACGATGTTGACAACACCATCGGGGATTCCAACCTCCTTGATAAGTTCGCACATTCGCAAGGCGGTGAGGGGAGTGAACTCAGACGGTTTGAGAACGATGGTGTTTCCAGTAGCCAGAGCAGGGGCGATCTTCCAAGAGAGCATCAACACTGTTGATACTTTTAGTACGAAAATTAAATAGGTATTTCTGCAGCTTACAAGGGAAGTTCCCTATGTGAGAGAGCGATCATAAGTAAAAAATTCTACTGGTGTAGGTCTAGGGATAAGACTCACAAGGAATAATCTGGCCAACGACGCCAATAGGCTCATGCCGGGTGTAGCTCAATTTACGCTCGTCGGTCTAATGGATTATTAGAGTATATCGAAGTGCAGTGTCGTAATTGCACACCTCAATTGTTTGCCCTTGGATTTTGTCTGCCCAACCAGCGAAATATTTGAACACGTTGATAGCGAATGCGACATCAGTACCCAACGCCCAGTCATATGTCTTTCCTATAAAAATAAGAGAATGAAGTTACATCCAACCATACAGATTTAGGACTTAGACTGACCATTATCAAGGGCCTCGATGGCAGCCAGCTCCTCTTTGACGCCCTCCATTGCTTGCGCGAGTTTCCATAACAACTCCGATCTCTTCATACCAGAAGCTTTCAGACCCCAGACGGTATCGAAAGCCTTCTGTGCGACTTCAACTGCGGTGTCGACATCTTTCTCGGTGCCCTCAGCGATCTTGGTGATGACCTGACCGGTGGCTGCGACATACGTGGGTCAGAGGCAAGAAAGCGTGAGAAATAAGTGGTTGGGTTTACCGGGGTTGACGACGCTGATAAGATACAGATTAGATGACGAAAATCGGATAAAATGTTTAAAAACATACTCAATAGTTCCTCCACTGGAGCCGTCAACGAACTTGCCGCCGATGAACAGACCAGTACTGAACGAGGTCTTTCCTTTGTATTTAGGGGTATCCCATTGGTATGTGAATGTAGTAGACATCGTTATCAGTGGCAAGGGAAGAAAAGATGGAGTTTGAGGGTCCCAAAGTGAATGTAGCTCCTTTATAGCCCCAAATCCATCAGTCTGGTGTGAAGATTCACATACGTACGGGTATGCGGGATTGTGTGTAGTCACCTGGACGCCTCGCACGGACGGGACAAGACTTTACTTCCGAGACTCGCCAAATATATCCACTACGTACCCCGCTTTGAACAAGGTGACTGCTATCTAGAGCTTGTCAAATGCAAATGAttgaaaagaaggaagagtACTCAGAACCCTTTCTGAGATTTCATTGAATAATCATGAGATGTGTATATATGGGTTTGAAATAGGCCGCATTTCTAGTTCAGCTTTTCAGCACTCAGAAACTGCAAGAATATTTGCAGAATATCCAGAACGTAGTGTGCATCATATATAGCCGCGAAAAGCTAAAGGCAATCAGAAAAGATTGTGATGGACAGTAATGCTTCGATCAGTATACTAAAGATAAGTTCAAAATGAAGAGACTTTGACGTGGTACTTCTAGAATAAGCTGAGCGTTTACCTTTCCATGTTATAATTACTTGCATCAATACACTCCTATTTCTTTGCGATGAAAGGTTTCAAGAGGTTTCATTACAGCGTGGCTCTATTTGCAATTTGCTCTCCATTCTTCGTTACAACGGGCCCAGACACCGGATACATGTTATTCCTTTCCCCACATTAATTACTCGCCAAGGTATCTACCCCGCCTTCCCCGCAACCCCAGACTTTCCACAATAAAGacggaaggaaaaggagcaGCAAGGAAGCCAACGGCAAGTTGGAGGATGACCGTCTATCGTCTGTGGCGCAGTTCAATCGGCGACGTTGGAATATTCTGGAACTCCTTTTCTGCGTCTAGACTTAAATATAGCTCCGAGTAGTTCTCTTCACTATCGTTGACGAATGCGATAGCATGGACATGGGAAACAGAGTTCATGTGAAATCCTCTTCGGCGGTTGTCTCGATGGCCGACGTGGTTATTCATCACTGACAAGGATCGCAACATGGATTACTGCCCACGCCTTGTAGACTTTACTTTAATAAAGTCGGATTTGCGGGCCAGACTATTAATGGAATGTTTATCAGACAGTAGTATCAGCTCTGTCTTCCAGCATACACATGAGCCGGAGGAAGTTCTGGGTAAGCTTGATCGCGAATCAGGGGGATCAAAGGGGGAGTAGAAACTATGAGATGGAAGACGACAAGTATAAAACCATCCTCTGAGTGTGAAGTGTGAAGGAGCGTAGTTACTCGTTGGATGCATGTTCCTGGGAGTGGACCCTCGGGGAGGTCAAATAATCCAACTTGAAGAGTTGTTACATATCCAACTTGAAGAATTATTACATGAAAGATTTTGGGAAAGTACAGAATCTTCCGATGTCGGGCAGAAGGATCATGTCCTCAATGGTAAATGACAAAATGCTTGGCCACTCCTTGAGGCTCTCCAGCAGTGGTTGGCCCCTTACAAAATGATCGACCGTATCACTAGAATTTGATTGGCGCTCAATTGGCGCCGGGATAGGGAGTCTAGGCACCGCGAGCAGCCGCGAGCTCGGAAATGCGAGGATCTGCCTCTCTCGTTGTGTTCCGATATTACATTCCCAGACGGGTATCTAATTCCCCAATGTCCTCATTCCAGTCCTGTGGGGTGTTGAGATATCGGAAATAGAGTCAACCCCCTGTGTAATacgaaaacatacctgtggTTTCTCGATAATGAACTTTTCCATTAAATCCTTACAATCCTGTCTGTCTTTGACGATAACCTCAACTCCGTTTTCAATCAGTAATGATTCGCCTCCCATAAATGTCTTGTTCTCCCCAATCACGACTCGCGGTATCTTGAAAAGAAGTATTGCTCCTGTGCACATACTGCAAGGACTAGAAACGATTCAAGTTTCCGGAAAGCGACAAGAAGAGCGATGGTCACCTCAGGGTAGTATACTTTACATCCGTTAAAATGGTTGCTTAAAGGTTAAATGTTGTTGAAGAGCTCACAATGGTTGCCGCTCTATACACCTCTGCTCGCAGTCTCCCAGCATTCTCCACAGCTGATATCTCTCCATGCAATGTTGCAGACGATTTTTGTACTCGTTCGTTATGGCCCGACCCAAGCACCCTGTATCCTGCTGCTTCTGAAGCATCAGGTACTAGGATAGATGACCCAATCGGAATCCCCCCTTCTTCGTAGCTTTTCTGGGCTTCTTCCAGAGCAATTTGCATTCCATGCGCATCTATCTTTTCCCACTGTGACGGCATGGTCAACCTACAGAACTTAACATAGACCCTTTATCCGTCATAATATAGCCCTCACTCACCTCTCGAAAGGGTGCGAACCTTTTTTTCTAATCTGATCGTGCGTCGAGTGTTTTGAATACACCTGCCGAAGACCCGTTAATTTTGGAGCGGAGACTAATATAATAAATCAGCCGCTCAGCCGAGGCTGGCGGAACTTCAAGAATTGAAGAGATATAAGCGGACTTCAAAATGGAATATCATGTGACAATTAAATCAATCTCCTGTTGTCAACGTTCAACCACAACGTCGACTCTCGTCGACTGTGGTCTGCAGTTTAAACTCTTTCTTGTTTCATAATATCTACCTCTGAAGCCATCGTATGCTGCAGTATTGGAGCGCTATCGATAATATATGTCAAGTTGTACAGCAAATTACCATCGCACACTAGACAATATCAAGTACAGTAGATAGCTGTTCTCCGCCGAAACACTTGCTGAAGTTGCTGCGCGGCTGGCTGGTTTCGCCAGAGGGCTATCCAGGAGCTATCAATATTGCGAGCTTTGGACGCTTTCAAAACCTGTATATTATACCATAGCTTCCTCGATTATTTGATGCTGGTGAGCACTCAACAAATGGCGCTCACTGTGTTGATATTGCTCATCTGTCAATCTTTGAATCACAAGATAAATATAAACGGCCACCACTGTATCCAGCAACGAAACAGGCTTTTGACATAACCGCGCGCATGCGCCAAATTCGGACAGACGAAAAGGCCCTTCCCGACGACGAATTTACTGCATTCAATGATTTAAATAACGCCTACACCGTACAGCTGTGATTTGCCCCCAGTtcgttcttttctctttctttttcgttcTTTTGTTCTCCTTCTTTGACCCTGGCTGGTCCCTTACtttcatttattttttgatATGCTATCTGTTTCCTTCGTTTTGATCTCGCTCCTAGCAGGTGCTTTTGCTGATAATGATTGGTCAAAACCTTGCTTCTCAGGGGTATGTCAATACGGTAAGTTTCTCTTTTGCATTTGGTGTTTGACATGACGCTCAGTTGGTTTAGATTTGCCTGCAACAAATGGTTCGGCATCTGGGACATTGAAAATCGTATGTATACGTCGTGCAAAGGTGCTTTTGTATCTTGACACTTGTACAGTGGGGTTCTGCGACCGCCATTTCCGATATCACGACAGCAGCTGGATGGGATATTTTGGACTGCTCCAGCAGCTCATTGAAGCAAGATATTCGACTCGTCTGCAGTGGAAACTCAACGGATTGCGCTCATTTGTACAGTGGCACGGGAAACAACAAGAATGCAGTAGGAAAGCTCGTCCGCCTACCTGAAAATGTGAGCCCCAAATCTACTTTTATGATGCATTACATTTCTTACTCATTCAAAGTGCGGTAAAAGCGCATTCGCAGTTGTTACCAATGCATACGTTTCACAAGATCAATCAATACCATCTTCGCTTTCCCGTCGTGATGGGAAGAAACCGACTGTGCAGGGTCTCAGCATCGACACCAGTTTTGCGTCTGCTGGCACACCGCGAGTAGCCCCCTCTATTTTTGGTGTTCCGATGCTGACTTGTGTTTTAATCTCATAGTGCATCTGGGCCAGTGAACTTTGCTATCCGAGCGGCTAACGTCCCGGGGGCCAACGGTGATCTTGCCATCAATCCTCAACAACAGAGGAGAAGCAACAGCCGCATCTTTGGACGCGGTGCAGTTTCTGATTTTGTGACCGGTGCTGTGAACGGTACGCATAATTTGCTTTACCGGACTAAtgattgaaaattttgtCATAGATATTTCATCTCTCAACGACTTTAATGTCGACAAAAGCACGACCCTAAGTCCTGTCGATGTGGACAAAACCTTCAACCTTTTGGACAAGAGCATTTCTTGCCCTCCAGTCGATGCTAGCGTTAAGGTCGACGCTGATACCAAGGCGCACGCTGTAGCATCCATTGGAGTTGCTGCCACTGGCACAATTCTCCCCCCGGAGGTAACATCCTTTTCCCTTATAGCAGGTGTGCTGAATTCTTGAATGAATGTATACTGCTGAAAACTAATAAAAGATGTATACCACAGGTCTAAATGCTGACTTAGACGGTACCATTGACTTGCAAGCCACTGCCTCGGGGACTTTGGATTCTGGCAAAATCCAGCTTTTCGAAGTCGGCATTCCTGGCCTTGATTTCCCAGGGTATGTTGTGTCAACTTTTGAGTTCTGCACCCTGTGTCATTTACCGAATGGATGGCTATTCAATCAGTGTCTTGACTATTGGACCATCTTTTGTGATTAATGGCCAAGCAACTGCAACATTGGACCTGGACGTTGGGCTCACCGTTGGAATTAGCTATACCATTGATAATGCCCAGCTCACTTTCCCGCCAAACGGTCAGAAATCCTCAGGCGCGTTTAACATTGGGGATACTCGTAAGTCTCCGAGTCGTTTGTTGCTCGAGTTGCATTGTGAATTGTACCTAATATCTTCCTAAATGTTCCTAGCTTTGAAAATTACAGCAGGCGCAACGGGCAAGGCAACTGGGACCGTCGAAGCCCATCTCATTCCTACGCTCAACTTTGGCATTTCTGCCTTGGATGACACCGTCAGCGCTAATGTCTTTCTTGAGCTTGATGCCAGTGCAACCATGTCATTGACTGTACAGGCCGAGGCAAATGCTTCTGCCACTGTCAAGACTAGAAGTGAATTAATGTCCAAGGCTCAGTCTCGTCGTGGAAATTTCCTATTGAGCCCAGAATCTCTGAACGCCCGTAGACCGCAATCTGACGACAATGAAGATGATAGCGAAGCCGATTCCGGGTCCGAGGACAATTCATCCTCTatagatgaggatgaagatagTGCAGATGGTGATGTGGGCGATGATACGAGTGATGCTGACGCGGATAGCGATGCTGACATTGATGCATCCAATGAAGACTCAGCAGACGCAAACGACAATTCTAGCTCCGCTGACGGTTCTGACTCTGTTGATGACAATGGCGATCCGAACCTCAATGATTCCACTACAGAGGATTTCTCTGACCCTTCTAGTGTCGATACCGATACAAACAATGAAGACAATGGCGACAATACTTCAAACATAGGCAATGATACTGACGCTGACGACACCGAAACGGAGGGCGAGACTGCTGTATCAGACAATGTCAATCCAGTATCGCCTACTAGTACTTCGGCCAACACAGATGATGCAGTCACCTCCATTCCACCAAAATCCAGAGTGGCTTTGGCCAGTCCAAGTACTACGACATCTCTGGGCGGATGCTTCGATATCGAAGCTGCTCTGGACGTAAGCGCCGGAGCTGATGGAAGCTTCTTCGGGTTGTTTGATAAGAGTACTAAAGTGGACCTTTTCAACAAAAAATTCGAAATCTTGAAGGTCCGTATACCCCATCCTTGTTGGAACCCTTTTTGATAAGTCGCATCTTTAGAAATGCTTCGGCTCTGGGGGGGATGCTGCACGCCGTGATTTGGCCAGCGTATCTGCTCTCCGTTCTCGCTCGGCCAGCCGCTTGTTCTTCTCACGTGACAACTTGGCTGTTAAGGCGCGCGACTCTGGTCTGACTTGCTCGCCTGTAGCAGACGCCCAACAGCAAGATATCGCTGATCAGACAGTAGCAGCTTCGGAGTACGTGCTTTGTTGATATTTTTATAAACACTCATGAACCTTCTTCCTAATAATATAGCATCAAACAGTTGTAGACTCGTTACCTCGAATGAAATAAAGCTGTTTTTCTCTCCTTTGCTATTCCCACCCGCTGGGTTGGTTTCAAATCTCGCTCATTTCTAATATTTCCTGATTTTGCATTATGGTACATTGTGGAGTTCGTTTGGATCTAGTAGAATGCTCTCAGCATCGCCAATTACAGAATCCCATGAGTCAGGTATATCTCTAGCGGAAGGGAAATCGAGTGACGCATGCACGAAAGCGATTTGGCTTTCGAAGGGTGAGAGGGGACAACCGAATTCCTGTGACAAGAATCTCAGAGTCTCTTCATCTACTTGCTTGATTGTCTCCCAAATCTTTGAGAGAAAGTATTGTTTGCTATCTACGCATTCACATTCATTACTTCTCTGTATTGTTGACGCAGGTGGTGGACTCACTGATTACGTTAAACATTGGAGCCAAAGGATGTACATTTTGCGATATGGCTTGATACAATGGTTTGATGATCTCGGGATGAATAATTTTTGGGTGAAGATCGCCTACGATTAAGTTTGGCATTAAGCGTAATCCCGTGCAGTGTAGTCCTTGTAACTCACGATACTGCATAATAGTTTCCAATGTATATACCAATTCGCTGAGTAAGAACGTTGCATCTCTGGTGTTTATGATATGTATGATAAGATCCATCAGAATAGTGATATCGATCTCATCCCTCAGATCGCCTACCACGACGCCGTATTCAGATTTATTGAGCGGAAAGAGGGTAGTAAAATCACGCACCGTAGCCACACAGGTATCCAACCCCAGAAAGTACTGCTTGGGAGACATAATTGTCGGGAGAAGTGCCGAGCTTCATAATTCTTCCAAGAGCACTGCTCAACATAATAGTGCTCCGACCATCCTCTTAAAAACAGAGTTCAATGACTTTGAACGGCATTGTGGAGTAGCATAGACAGTAACTAACTTGTTGTCGCTATCTCCAACACAATCTCAATGGTCGATAGCTGTATTGCAGAGTCATTACTTGCAAGATTAGCTGATAGTGTGTCCATGTATTCAAGGGTGAACATAGAGCAGGCAGATGATTCTTACGACAGAAAATTAGTTGTCTTTCTGTATTAATTAAACGAAATATTTTTACCGCATTTCAGAAGCTTTAGAAGAAGATTTAAAGCCGTCAACCTGAAGAGGCTGTCACTGCTCGTTGAGGCGTGTAAGAGTGACCGTACGAGACTTCCTAACACAATCAATTGACGAAGCTGGGCTAAATTTGAAGGATAAATTGTTAAATCGAACAAATAATAGTTGGAAAATGTTGTACCATGGTTAATTATGTGTTCCAATGCATTCATGACATTCTCTTGCACCTCGAGCTCGCTTGTCGAGTCAAAGATCTCAATGACACTCATGAAAATCTCTGTGGAAAGAAACTTTATGATAGTACTACCTATATTACGAGTCAATGTCTGATGCACAAAGAAGGTTGCATTAGACATACAGCTTTTGCGGCGACTGCACTCAGCGCAGCGTGATATGACAAGCAGGGCAGCCATAGTTTCATGATATCTCTTGGTCGACAATAGCTTGCTTAGTATGACAGGGGTCCAATCGGTAAGGCTCTCAATCGGATCTGTGTCTACGAAAAATGGGTAAGAATATGCCACAAGCGCCAGCTATGTAAGGAACATACTATATGGTTTTAGCATACAGGTTTCCAAGAGCTTCAATGCCATTTGGCTCATCCCAGATCGATCCGCCCAATCTCTCCAAATGATAGTCAATAATGAGTCAATAATACCGTTGGACTGCACAATGAGCGATTTCATATGGTCTTTAAAATGTAGTTGAGCCAGATAATTGCAGAGATATCTAACGAGGGCTTACCGTGCTCCATAAGACTGATCAACAGAGTAAGTGATGCTCGCTTAACAGACGGTTCTCCCAAGTCTAGACGTTGAAGTAGGCGAGGAACAATCGTCGAATCGCTTACTTCTTGTCGGAGATCCACTTGCAATATGTATCAGTATAATAAAATGCGGGAAAGTCTCGAAATGGATCATACAATACTTCAAACAATGCTTCAACAAGTCCATGGAGAGCATCTGTGATGATGGCTCTGGTCTTCCCAGTAAATAAACCATGGTTTGTATGAAGCCCGCAGAGACAAGATGGTTCTTTATGTCGCTTCTTAGCAATGTCAAAAAGTTGTTGGTATCATGATCTAatgtggaaaggaaagaagacaTTGTTTCAGAATGAAAGACTGAAGCAGAGGAGCAAGAAAGGAACGTACATTTATCCAGTATATTAATTAGTGAGTTGTATGTAATATCAATGGACCACGAATTAAACGCGTCCGTATTAGAAATTGTATTAAGCTGAAATAGAATAACGTCTGCGTTGAATAAACAGTCGTTGATTGAATCTGTATATTTGGGTAGTCAGAGTGGCCAGGTACAGCTCAGATATACACCGCATCACCCACCATCACACGAAATAACGTATAGAAGTAAGAATAATTTATCGGTGAACTCTGACATCGATTTTCCAAATTTGAATATGTCAATCAGTGGGTCCATAATGGAAGGTATCAGAACCATCTTCAGCTCGTCTGTGTAAATATTAATCATAAGTATAGAAGAATCTGTACAATACGTCGAGCCCATACCAAATTGCAGGCACATGTGTACAAAGTCTATGATGTGCCGATGGATGCCTGCTTCAGATCTATTCTGGATTAATGCTAATCCTACGGCCTTGCCCAAGTCAATTAATGTTTGTTTTGAACGAGAATCCTCTGTACAACACATTGTCAAGGCAATTCAAGATCATTTAAAGGACTATTTACCAAACTGTAGTATGACGATCAGGACTTTCATAGCCGCAATCTGCAAACTGTCGTCTCCAGTTTCGAGCATATTCAACAAGGCACTAGTGTGATTTAACTGGTTAAATTTGTCTCTTGGATAATCTGTCAAAAGCAATCACGAATCTACTATGGAACACTGGTAAAGGGACGTACTATGACGCAGAAATTGAGAAAGAACCATCACTGCCGCTTCCTGCACATTCAAGTGCTCGCTTTTCAGCATCCCAGCGAGGAATAAGGTAAGGATGGATTCAATGCAAGGTTCTAACATTGACTGGCTGTAGAATACCTCTAAAAATACACTTTAGCTATCAAGGTTTGGATGGATTGGTTAAGGAGTACCTTGATTGTTGTCAGATTCGTCCGTGCCGTCAAACCGAAGGAAAACCGCAAATGTAAGAAGTGCTTCACATTGAAACTGGGAATCATTGCCTGGAATATGGTCGAGCAATAGGCCGACGATGCCCTGGTGGATCAGTGCTACACAACAAGACTCTAGGTATCATCAATTTCTGGAGTCACTGCCCATTGAAGCGAAATAGAAAGTACATACCATGGACACCTATGGCAGAAATGGAACTCAGTACTGCTCTTTGAACCCGTTTTTGTGGGTGTTTTATCATATTGGAAAGCGTGTTTCCGAGTTCAGGACCTAAAAGCATGGGATGCATGCGTTCTATTGCCGATATGAGACGACAATCGGATTATACAAAGCCACAGTACGCACCATTCAGAGCCAAACATTTGAGTGTAGATCCCTTATCCATcgcagagagaataagagaagCGTCAATCAACCACTGTCGATGCAGAGGGTTTGTACAATTAGAAATCACTTCCGGAATACGATTGGTGAATTCGGCAGGTATCAGAAATCCTGAGCGTATCCGCacatggatgtggatgcaaATAATCAATTCAAGAATATCGTCTTGGAACATATCCCAATTTGACAGGGTCCCTCCCGGTTGCAGAAAAGCTACGAGTGAGCTAGCGCTCCAATTTAAGGAAGAATGGGTGGTCTGGACAAGAGACAGCATAACTGTAAGGTATGCTCGAGTTACATCGGAAGAGGTTTCAGTCTTGTCTAGGGAGGATAGAAGCTCCGTGATGTTGCGGGTCAAGACTGGTAATGGGTCTGCAATATACAAAGCCTCCTGCAACCTTGACGACATGGGTAGTCCCGCAATGGCACAGACTGGATCATCAAGTTTGAAGGTTCGCGCCAGTGAAAACAGACCAACGAGGACATCTGTCCTCAATTCGTCTGATGGGGGGTTTGAAACGAGCATGAGATGATATAAAGATGAGAATGTGTCGAAGATGCCCTTTGTCCATGTCCTACGAAGTTTGGTCGTGGACAAAAAGACATGGTCGACATGTGTGTAAGAGCCGGTAACTCTCCGCGCCTTACGTCGGCGTTGGCGGGGAGTGAATACCAAGTGTCCAATCGCATCTGCCAGGAGAATGAGAGGAATAAAGACGCCAGGAATCTAATAAGAGATATGTTGATGTCCTTCATAGAATTTAAAGACCATCGCTTACAATTGGCAGCAAGCCAGATATCGGAGTATTAAACGGGGAATTGGGATTGAGAAGCGGGCGAATGCTACATCCTAGGTAGAGGAGCATGGTGATGGCAATAAGCGTCGTCACAACTACCCCAATTCGCGGGTTGTCCTGAAACAATAAAATGACGAGGCCGCCAAAGAAGAGGTAAAAGGCAATGTGCAAGGTTATTGGCAGGGCATGTATAACAGCTCGTAGATGTCGTTGGTCGTCGCCAAAGAACCGTCGATGACGATTGCAGGCGTCGATTATGGGCAGTCCAGCTGATACAGGAATAAATTGGGATACCCACCCTTTCGCCAAGATTGTGCCAAAGGCACCCGTTAAGGCAAAAGTGAGGCTGACGAACCAGAGTCCATTCACCCATACCAAAGGTGATGAGGGTACAAAGGTTGTTGATAGCAGGGAATTCTGATGACTTTCCGACGACAGGGTTTGAATGAGGTCTCTGATCAAATTATTCGTGATAGCCTGAGGGTCTTGTTGGAGATCTTTTCGTGTCTCGATAAGAAAGGCAGTCAAAATGGCAGAAAACAGGCCCGCCTATAAATTGACGTCAGAAACAAAATTGTGGAACAAGCAAAACATACAAATATCAAGATGGTATCCAAGTCACTGTTCCATATTCTCATCAACTCTTCGCCTTTTGATTTGGTCAAGTCGAGGTACATCGACCAGACCTTTGCATCATCTACTAGGTAGTCCGCGAATGGGTTTCGGAGGTCTGCATTGGAGGTTGCCACGTATTCCCTAGCTGCCGTTTCAATGGATGCTCTCGATGGTGGCCGGTAGACTAATACGATTGTTGTTATTGGTCTTTTTCAGGCGCATCTGAGgtaaaaaacataccctTTGTGTCAGACAACCGTGATTCTGCCCTCTCCACGTCGCGGGGAAATGGAAAACGATAAGCAAGCGCTGATAGAGTACTGGTCCCATTCCCTGATTGGATTCTCAGGCACCGTGCGACAATCTCCCAAAACGACGATTTCGCCTGCATGTGTTGTTCTTGAAGGTTTTCGCGTCTATGCCTGAGCAAGGTCAACAAACACGTCGTCCTCCTCGCTGCTTATAGTGAAAAGGTTAGACACTCGTGAGTCATA
Proteins encoded:
- a CDS encoding Aldehyde dehydrogenase yields the protein MSTTFTYQWDTPKYKGKTSFSTGLFIGGKFVDGSSGGTIDVVNPATGQVITKIAEGTEKDVDTAVEVAQKAFDTVWGLKASGMKRSELLWKLAQAMEGVKEELAAIEALDNGKTYDWALGTDVAFAINVFKYFAGWADKIQGQTIETDERKLSYTRHEPIGVVGQIIPLLMLSWKIAPALATGNTIVLKPSEFTPLTALRMCELIKEVGIPDGVVNIVNGYGNTVGAAISSHMKIDKVAFTGSTLVGRKIMEAAAKSNLKTVTLELGGKSPNIIFDDADLEQAINWSVHGIFWNHGQACCAGSRIFVQAGIYDAFLKGFTERAKAIKVGDPFGVGINQGPQVSEIQYDRIMGYINSGKEQGATVHLGGDRHGTEGYFINPTIFTDTKPDMKIVQEEIFGPVGVIIKFEDEEDVIRQANDTVYGLASAVFTQNINRAIETAHKLQAGTAWINCANQLHPQVPFGGYKQSGIGRELGEYALTNYTNVKAVHVNLGYRLS
- a CDS encoding Cytosine deaminase; this translates as MPSQWEKIDAHGMQIALEEAQKSYEEGGIPIGSSILVPDASEAAGYRVLGSGHNERVQKSSATLHGEISAVENAGRLRAEVYRAATIIPRVVIGENKTFMGGESLLIENGVEVIVKDRQDCKDLMEKFIIEKPQDWNEDIGELDTRLGM